From the genome of Vicia villosa cultivar HV-30 ecotype Madison, WI linkage group LG2, Vvil1.0, whole genome shotgun sequence, one region includes:
- the LOC131653823 gene encoding uncharacterized protein LOC131653823 isoform X2 encodes MKRTLSLPLQKENLLMEIPYKTSENSSSSSSSYSNEFVAIKMPLTPSPTPSHKKVNFLVTSRSVDAPIVDSDGNNNLGISAKEKSSSTRSILPKLNFRYNRTSSSDVEKGISLAPESPHEKASVSGSVSLSKLFAPKIYRTSSLPVEEIGRVNTEFAFGGCLGASPYRSQGSIARTRSEPVDSQEKIIRKMDKFFRVVPSTPGAKEIKEWLKTSAKKDTENDGDNGEDIAEEEAVCRICLIELCEGGETLKMECSCKGELALAHQECAIKWFSIRGNKTCDVCKEEVQNLPVTLLRIQNVQTQNTGARSQQEDDFRVWQELPVLVIVSMLAYFCFLEQLLVGKMRTRAIFISLPFSCVLGLVSAMTSTTMVRNKFIWLYASGQFLLVVIFAHIFYPLVGKQAVLAILLASFAGFGVMMSGSSIFGELLKWRRTFRAWERQQRSQMMMSEGLYSQGVITPQPSLPTYNQATVQHQNQLNSNS; translated from the exons ATGAAAAGAACACTTTCTCTTCCGCTTCAGaag GAAAATCTTCTGATGGAAATACCCTACAAAACATCAgaaaattcatcttcttcttcatcatcgtaTTCGAACGAATTTGTTGCGATTAAGATGCCATTAACACCGAGTCCAACACCTTCTCACAAGAAGGTGAATTTTCTTGTGACTTCGCGTTCTGTCGATGCTCCAATTGTTGATAGTGATGGTAACAACAATCTAGGGATTTCAGCAAAAGAGAAATCGTCGAGTACTAGAAGTATTTTACCGAAATTGAACTTTAGGTATAATAGGACTTCGTCATCTGATGTTGAAAAGGGGATAAGTTTGGCTCCGGAAAGTCCTCATGAGAAGGCTTCAGTCTCGGGATCAGTGTCTTTGAGTAAGCTGTTTGCGCCGAAGATTTATAGAACTTCTTCGTTGCCGGTTGAAGAAATCGGGCGTGTGAATACTGAGTTTGCTTTTGGTGGATGTCTTGGTGCTTCTCCATAT AGAAGCCAAGGCTCGATAGCTCGCACTCGCTCAGAGCCCGTGGATAGCCAAGAAAAAATCATAAGGAAAATGGATAAGTTTTTCCGCGTTGTTCCTTCCACCCCAGGTGCAAAGGAAATTAAAGAATGGTTAAAAACGTCCGCAAAAAAGGATACTG AAAATGACGGCGATAACGGTGAAGATATTGCTGAAGAGGAAGCTGTGTGTAGAATTTGTCTGATTGAGCTATGTGAAGGAGGCGAGACGCTAAAGATGGAATGCAGTTGCAAAGGCGAACTTGCATTGGCTCACCAAGAATGTGCTATCAAGTGGTTCAGTATCAGGGGTAACAAGACATGTGATGTGTGCAAGGAAGAAGTTCAGAATCTCCCTGTCACTCTCTTGCGGATCCAAAATGTTCAAACTCAGAATACCGGAGCGAGGTCTCAGCAGGAAGATGACTTCAG GGTTTGGCAGGAGTTACCTGTGCTTGTCATTGTCAGCATGCTTGCTTATTTTTGTTTCCTTGAGCAGCTTTTG GTTGGAAAAATGAGAACCAGAGCGATTTTCATTTCTCTTCCGTTTTCTTGTGTACTGGGTCTAGTCTCCGCCATGACATCAACAACCATGG TGAGGAACAAGTTCATCTGGCTTTATGCATCTGGACAATTTCTCTTGGTTGTTATCTTCGCACATATATTTTACCCCTTG GTTGGTAAGCAAGCAGTTTTAGCAATCCTTCTTGCATCATTTGCTGGATTTGGTGTAATGATGAGCGGAAGTTCAATATTTGGCGAGTTACTCAAATGGAGAAGAACATTTCGAGCTTGGGAGCGGCAGCAGCGCTCTCAAATGATGATGAGTGAAGGACTATATTCTCAAGGTGTAATTACCCCACAACCAAGCCTTCCCACCTACAACCAAGCTACAGTGCAACATCAAAATCAACTTAACTCAAATTCATAG
- the LOC131653823 gene encoding uncharacterized protein LOC131653823 isoform X1, whose translation MKRTLSLPLQKENLLMEIPYKTSENSSSSSSSYSNEFVAIKMPLTPSPTPSHKKVNFLVTSRSVDAPIVDSDGNNNLGISAKEKSSSTRSILPKLNFRYNRTSSSDVEKGISLAPESPHEKASVSGSVSLSKLFAPKIYRTSSLPVEEIGRVNTEFAFGGCLGASPYRSQGSIARTRSEPVDSQEKIIRKMDKFFRVVPSTPGAKEIKEWLKTSAKKDTENDGDNGEDIAEEEAVCRICLIELCEGGETLKMECSCKGELALAHQECAIKWFSIRGNKTCDVCKEEVQNLPVTLLRIQNVQTQNTGARSQQEDDFRVWQELPVLVIVSMLAYFCFLEQLLVGKMRTRAIFISLPFSCVLGLVSAMTSTTMVRNKFIWLYASGQFLLVVIFAHIFYPLFITMQVGKQAVLAILLASFAGFGVMMSGSSIFGELLKWRRTFRAWERQQRSQMMMSEGLYSQGVITPQPSLPTYNQATVQHQNQLNSNS comes from the exons ATGAAAAGAACACTTTCTCTTCCGCTTCAGaag GAAAATCTTCTGATGGAAATACCCTACAAAACATCAgaaaattcatcttcttcttcatcatcgtaTTCGAACGAATTTGTTGCGATTAAGATGCCATTAACACCGAGTCCAACACCTTCTCACAAGAAGGTGAATTTTCTTGTGACTTCGCGTTCTGTCGATGCTCCAATTGTTGATAGTGATGGTAACAACAATCTAGGGATTTCAGCAAAAGAGAAATCGTCGAGTACTAGAAGTATTTTACCGAAATTGAACTTTAGGTATAATAGGACTTCGTCATCTGATGTTGAAAAGGGGATAAGTTTGGCTCCGGAAAGTCCTCATGAGAAGGCTTCAGTCTCGGGATCAGTGTCTTTGAGTAAGCTGTTTGCGCCGAAGATTTATAGAACTTCTTCGTTGCCGGTTGAAGAAATCGGGCGTGTGAATACTGAGTTTGCTTTTGGTGGATGTCTTGGTGCTTCTCCATAT AGAAGCCAAGGCTCGATAGCTCGCACTCGCTCAGAGCCCGTGGATAGCCAAGAAAAAATCATAAGGAAAATGGATAAGTTTTTCCGCGTTGTTCCTTCCACCCCAGGTGCAAAGGAAATTAAAGAATGGTTAAAAACGTCCGCAAAAAAGGATACTG AAAATGACGGCGATAACGGTGAAGATATTGCTGAAGAGGAAGCTGTGTGTAGAATTTGTCTGATTGAGCTATGTGAAGGAGGCGAGACGCTAAAGATGGAATGCAGTTGCAAAGGCGAACTTGCATTGGCTCACCAAGAATGTGCTATCAAGTGGTTCAGTATCAGGGGTAACAAGACATGTGATGTGTGCAAGGAAGAAGTTCAGAATCTCCCTGTCACTCTCTTGCGGATCCAAAATGTTCAAACTCAGAATACCGGAGCGAGGTCTCAGCAGGAAGATGACTTCAG GGTTTGGCAGGAGTTACCTGTGCTTGTCATTGTCAGCATGCTTGCTTATTTTTGTTTCCTTGAGCAGCTTTTG GTTGGAAAAATGAGAACCAGAGCGATTTTCATTTCTCTTCCGTTTTCTTGTGTACTGGGTCTAGTCTCCGCCATGACATCAACAACCATGG TGAGGAACAAGTTCATCTGGCTTTATGCATCTGGACAATTTCTCTTGGTTGTTATCTTCGCACATATATTTTACCCCTTG TTTATTACCATGCAGGTTGGTAAGCAAGCAGTTTTAGCAATCCTTCTTGCATCATTTGCTGGATTTGGTGTAATGATGAGCGGAAGTTCAATATTTGGCGAGTTACTCAAATGGAGAAGAACATTTCGAGCTTGGGAGCGGCAGCAGCGCTCTCAAATGATGATGAGTGAAGGACTATATTCTCAAGGTGTAATTACCCCACAACCAAGCCTTCCCACCTACAACCAAGCTACAGTGCAACATCAAAATCAACTTAACTCAAATTCATAG